Part of the Paenibacillus guangzhouensis genome is shown below.
TGGACATGGTGCACTTCGGGAGCCCAATAGTGATCGGACCAGAATCCCGGATCAGGTCGGAATACGGGGATAGGTCCTTCCCAATTTAATAAATCGCAGCTGCGGTATACGTCAAATCCATCGGGCTTACCATCCCAAGCAGTGGTGCCTTGGGTGCCATACATATAATAAGTATTCTCCATCGGAACAGGAAGAATAAAGGGGTCTCGGAAGTGAATATCGGTTAAGCGTATCAAAAAATAATCCTCCTTCGAATCATTTACTCTAGCAAATAGATTAGCACGAATTGGTATAATGCTCCAGAGGAATGAAGCTGCGAAGGATGAAATTATAGCGAAAAATGAAATTTTATGTCATATCTTGTCTGTAAATCGCATGCCATGTATACTTTGGATAGGTTTGCCAAGGACTTGCGTCCTATTGCTATAGCCTGAGAACATTTGCATTGGGGGAGAATCATGTTAAGCGTTAAAAATATCATACAGCGGAAATTAGATCACCTGTCCTTGCACGAGCAGGATATGGTTCGCCGTAATTCGGTCGTGTTCGCTGCGCTCGTATTTATTGCCTTTATGGCCTTAAGCGGTGGATTGATTACCGGGCTAAGCTCGAGTGGCATTTTGGTTCCGGTGATCATTCAAGTGCTACTTGCGGTCGTGTTCGGGTATTTGCATTTTACGAGTCGATGGATTCCGCAATTGCGTTATCTGGCGGTGGGTGGATCGATCCTCACGAATGCGATTGTCGTTACGACGACAGATGCGATCTCGAATAATCTATCGATCTATCTCATGCTGGTGCTCACCGTGATCTACATGGATCTAAAGCTGATCTTAACCAGTATTGTCGTGGGACTTGGGATGACGATTTACGTCTTCTATGGACACTCGCTATCGGAAGAGATGCATATGCTTGCGCCAGGATTCATCATCTACTACGTGATTATTTCGGGTCTTCTCTTCGCGCTGCTGCGGGTGTCGAATCATATGTCGCGCGGCGAAGCGCGTGCGAAGCAGGAGACGGATGAGCTGCTGCATCAGCAGAAGGAGCAGAAGGAGTCGCTGATCGGCAATGTGCGAGAGGTTCGCTCCCATATGGCGATGATCTCGGCGGCAAGCGATGAGAATATGACTTCGTTCGGAGAGATGAGCGTTGCTTTCCAAGAGATTTCCAAAGGCTCCATGGAACAAGTCGATGCGACACTCGCGATTAACCAAGAGCTGCAAGGGATGAACGAACTTGTTCGTGAGATGACGGCATCGCTTCAGACCTTGACGGGGACGACGAAACATTCGGCCGAGTTATCGAATGAAGGCTCGGTAAAGATGGACTCGCTCTCGCATACGATGCAAGATTTCAAGGACGTGATCGATACGATCGCACAGGAAATCTCGCAACTCGTAGTACGTCTTGAAGAGACGAATCGCTTCAGTACGACGATCCAAGAGATTGCGAACCAGACGAATTTACTCTCACTGAATGCGAGTATTGAAGCAGCGCGCGCAGGAGAGCAGGGACGAGGTTTTGCCGTCGTTGCAGGGGAGATTCGCAAATTGGCTGAGCTGACGACGTCGGCGGCCGTGCAGATCTCGCAGCAGTTGCAAGTTTTCTTCAAGCAATCGGAGCAGATGTTATCTAGCATGAACCGCGCTGCCGAGCAGATGGGAAGAAGCCAATCCGTAACGGAAGAGATGAAGGATACGTTCACGTCGATCGCCGCTTCCATTACGCAATTGAATCAGTTATCGGATGACTATGCCGTCGTGATGGATAAGGTCAACAACTCTTCGGATCGGATCACCGATTCGACCGCGCAGCTGTCTTCAATCAGTGAGCAGTCTTCTGCGACGCTGCAGCAGCTGTCAGCATCGATCGATACGCTGCTCGGGAATAACAAGTTAGGGCTAGATCGGATGAAGGATGCGGAGCGAGAGCTGGGTAAGATCGTATCATAAGGTTTTAATTGTACATAACTTTAAATGTAGAACGTAAAATCTCTGATCCTCGCTCGCGAGGGTTAGAGATTTTTGGTATGAAGACGTGCTATAATCTGGAATAAAAAGGAGAGTGGTTATGATGATAACGAAACCGCAGACGACGGAGTATGGAGAACATTTTTCAACCTATGTACGCTTGGTCCCAGAAGGGGATATTCGCGAGATGCTGACCGCGCAGCTGCAGGCGACGACGGATTTGTTCGCGAATCTATCAGACGAGCAAGGGAACTTCCGGTACGCAGAAGGCAAATGGACGGTGAAGGAAGTGCTCGGGCACATCGCGGATACGGAGCGCGTCATGGCGTATCGCTTACTGACCGTCGCGAGAGGGGATAAGACCCCGCTGCCGGGATTTGATGAGAACGTGTTCGTCGAAGGCGCGAACTTTGCTGCGATGCCGATGTCCGAGTTGATCGAGGACTACCAGGCTGTCCGCCGTGCGACGTTGACGCTGCTGCGCGGACTTACTGACGAAGCGTTGCTGAGAATGGGGATTTCCAATCAATTGACCATCTCCGCACGAGCGTTGGTACACATCATCGTTGGGCACGAATTGCATCATCTGAACGTGTTGAAGGAGAAATACGGGATTCAATAAGCACTATATAGGCGGATAGGCGTGCGCCAAAAGCATCGGAGCGTGCCAAGTTCTTAGGAACTTGGTGCGCTTTTTTTCATGTTCATAGGAGAGAAGGCTTGGTATAATTGTTGGAAGGGTTGTTGAATTATGGATGTGGATGTCGGAATAGCTCGTCGGTTGAGGGATTTTCAGAACCAAAATGCAAAGGTGGAATTTTTACATGAGTTTTTTATCTACAGTGGTAACAGAAAATTATCTTACAGTTATGGCAGATCGAAGAGCAACACAACTTCTTCCTGATGGATCTTACGGAGATATTCTTGATGAAGATGCTAATAAAATAATTGAAGTGTCTAAATATTCATTTCTCTCTTTTGTAGGTGCCGTTGAGACTGCTCAATCATTTATGCAAGTCACTAAATTTGAAGAAACAATTTTTACTAGACGTGGAATTATTAATGAAGCCAAGTTACAAGCTTGGCATTTAGAGAACCAGGAAATACTTCAACAAGTACCAAGCTCATTCCAACTCATCTTTGGTGGCTTAACTACGCGCGATACGTACAAGGTATATTCCTTAGATAGCAAGGAGGGATCACTTAGTTTCATTGAAAGGGAAGTTGGGAAACTCAATTACACGTTATACCCAAGTTCTTTCTTCAAGAAAGAAGAACTAGCCGCTGAATGGTTTGAGGATCTAGTCAATAGTAGCACTATAAATTCACTAGAGGATATGATACGAATACAAGCATTACTTAATGATAAAATTGCTGCTCATGACAGATCAGTAAACACAAAAAAAACAATATTTACTATTAACTTTTAGAAAACTAGCTTATTGAATAGATTTACAATTAAAGTAATAACCGAAAATAAGGATATAATTAATATATTTTAGTACAAAGGAACATATTATTTGGTGCTATTTTAATAACTTGCTCTGGTCCGGCGAAGTG
Proteins encoded:
- a CDS encoding DinB family protein translates to MITKPQTTEYGEHFSTYVRLVPEGDIREMLTAQLQATTDLFANLSDEQGNFRYAEGKWTVKEVLGHIADTERVMAYRLLTVARGDKTPLPGFDENVFVEGANFAAMPMSELIEDYQAVRRATLTLLRGLTDEALLRMGISNQLTISARALVHIIVGHELHHLNVLKEKYGIQ
- a CDS encoding methyl-accepting chemotaxis protein, translating into MLSVKNIIQRKLDHLSLHEQDMVRRNSVVFAALVFIAFMALSGGLITGLSSSGILVPVIIQVLLAVVFGYLHFTSRWIPQLRYLAVGGSILTNAIVVTTTDAISNNLSIYLMLVLTVIYMDLKLILTSIVVGLGMTIYVFYGHSLSEEMHMLAPGFIIYYVIISGLLFALLRVSNHMSRGEARAKQETDELLHQQKEQKESLIGNVREVRSHMAMISAASDENMTSFGEMSVAFQEISKGSMEQVDATLAINQELQGMNELVREMTASLQTLTGTTKHSAELSNEGSVKMDSLSHTMQDFKDVIDTIAQEISQLVVRLEETNRFSTTIQEIANQTNLLSLNASIEAARAGEQGRGFAVVAGEIRKLAELTTSAAVQISQQLQVFFKQSEQMLSSMNRAAEQMGRSQSVTEEMKDTFTSIAASITQLNQLSDDYAVVMDKVNNSSDRITDSTAQLSSISEQSSATLQQLSASIDTLLGNNKLGLDRMKDAERELGKIVS
- a CDS encoding Ntn hydrolase family protein, producing MSFLSTVVTENYLTVMADRRATQLLPDGSYGDILDEDANKIIEVSKYSFLSFVGAVETAQSFMQVTKFEETIFTRRGIINEAKLQAWHLENQEILQQVPSSFQLIFGGLTTRDTYKVYSLDSKEGSLSFIEREVGKLNYTLYPSSFFKKEELAAEWFEDLVNSSTINSLEDMIRIQALLNDKIAAHDRSVNTKKTIFTINF